One genomic region from Prochlorococcus marinus CUG1433 encodes:
- the lysS gene encoding lysine--tRNA ligase, which translates to MSEIREARLQKANSLVNKGFASYAESFKISHTTKFLIQKFDYLENGQEENFSVSLAGRVMAKRVMGKIAFFTIRDQEGQIQLYLDKKILNVNLENQKLLSFEDIKEIVDIGDWIGIYGTIKKTNKGELSIKVEKWEMLSKSLQPLPDKWHGLTDIEKRYRQRYLDLIVNPHSKNVFKTRAKSISFIRQWLDKRNFLEIETPILQSEAGGAEARPFITHHNALDIPLYLRIATELHLKRMVVGGFEKVYELGRIFRNEGTSTRHNPEFTSVEIYQAFSNYVDMMDLTEELIKAIVADACGSLVINYQNKELDFAKPWLRVSMKDVVKQYTGIDFDSFSGDLQAAKQAVKSINIEFSSKVNTMGRLLNEVFEQKVESELIQPTFVIDYPVEISPLARPHLDNKDMVQRFELFIFGRELANAFSELIDPVDQRERMQLQQSLRDEGDLEAHCIDDDFLNALEIGMPPTGGLGIGIDRLIMLITDSPSIRDVIPFPLLKPEITPNKN; encoded by the coding sequence TTGTCGGAAATCAGAGAAGCTCGCTTACAAAAAGCTAATTCACTAGTTAATAAAGGATTTGCTTCTTACGCAGAAAGTTTTAAAATTTCTCATACTACAAAATTCCTTATTCAAAAATTTGATTATTTAGAAAATGGTCAAGAGGAAAACTTTAGTGTTTCTCTTGCGGGTAGAGTAATGGCAAAAAGGGTAATGGGAAAAATTGCCTTTTTTACAATAAGAGACCAAGAAGGCCAGATTCAGCTTTATTTAGATAAAAAGATTCTTAATGTTAATTTAGAAAACCAAAAATTACTTTCTTTTGAAGATATTAAGGAGATAGTAGATATTGGAGACTGGATAGGTATCTATGGAACTATCAAAAAAACTAATAAAGGTGAGCTTTCAATTAAAGTAGAAAAATGGGAAATGTTATCTAAATCATTACAGCCTCTTCCAGATAAATGGCATGGATTGACCGATATTGAGAAAAGATATAGACAGAGATATTTAGATTTAATAGTTAACCCTCATTCGAAAAATGTATTTAAAACAAGAGCAAAATCTATAAGTTTTATTAGACAATGGTTAGATAAAAGAAATTTTCTAGAGATAGAAACTCCAATTCTTCAATCTGAAGCTGGAGGTGCTGAAGCAAGACCATTTATTACTCATCACAATGCATTAGATATTCCCCTTTATCTGAGAATAGCTACGGAATTACATTTAAAACGAATGGTTGTGGGAGGATTTGAGAAAGTTTATGAATTGGGAAGAATCTTCCGTAATGAAGGGACAAGTACAAGGCATAATCCAGAATTTACCTCAGTTGAAATTTATCAAGCTTTTTCTAATTATGTCGATATGATGGATTTAACAGAGGAATTGATCAAAGCAATCGTAGCTGATGCATGCGGTTCTTTGGTCATAAATTATCAAAATAAGGAACTTGATTTTGCTAAACCTTGGTTAAGAGTATCCATGAAAGATGTAGTCAAGCAATATACAGGAATTGATTTTGATTCTTTCAGTGGAGACTTGCAAGCAGCAAAACAAGCAGTTAAAAGTATAAATATTGAATTTTCTTCTAAAGTTAATACTATGGGAAGACTTTTAAATGAGGTCTTCGAGCAAAAAGTAGAGTCAGAGCTAATACAACCCACTTTTGTTATCGATTATCCTGTTGAAATTTCTCCTTTAGCTAGGCCTCATCTTGATAATAAAGATATGGTTCAGAGGTTCGAATTATTCATTTTTGGACGAGAGTTAGCAAATGCTTTTAGTGAATTGATAGATCCAGTAGATCAAAGAGAGAGAATGCAATTACAGCAATCCCTTAGAGATGAAGGAGATCTAGAAGCTCATTGTATTGATGATGATTTTTTAAATGCTTTAGAGATCGGGATGCCTCCTACCGGGGGATTAGGCATAGGTATTGATAGACTAATTATGCTAATTACTGATAGTCCCTCAATTAGAGATGTAATCCCCTTTCCATTGTTAAAACCAGAAATAACTCCTAATAAAAATTAA
- the smpB gene encoding SsrA-binding protein SmpB, whose product MAKNSNKVQKNTKKENNFKRLAENRYAKFQYTISETIEAGIELLGTEVKSIRNGKANLRDGYCSFRDGEILLLNVHISPHKNVGSFFNHDPLRNRKLLLHKKEIIKLRSNTEKKGMTIVPLSLYLKGSWIKLTIGVGKGKKIHDKRQSEKQKDLKKEINSALKR is encoded by the coding sequence ATGGCAAAAAATTCAAATAAAGTTCAAAAAAATACTAAAAAAGAAAATAATTTTAAACGTCTTGCTGAAAATAGATATGCAAAATTTCAATATACAATATCTGAAACAATCGAAGCTGGAATTGAACTTTTAGGAACTGAAGTAAAGTCTATTAGAAACGGAAAAGCAAATTTGAGAGATGGGTACTGTTCATTCAGAGATGGAGAGATTTTATTATTAAATGTTCACATTTCACCACACAAAAATGTGGGATCTTTTTTTAATCATGATCCATTAAGAAATAGAAAGTTGCTTTTACATAAAAAAGAAATAATAAAACTTAGATCGAATACTGAAAAAAAAGGAATGACGATCGTTCCTTTATCTCTCTATTTAAAAGGGTCATGGATAAAGCTCACTATTGGAGTTGGTAAAGGCAAAAAAATACATGACAAAAGACAATCAGAAAAACAAAAAGACTTAAAAAAAGAAATAAACTCTGCTCTAAAACGATAA
- the ruvB gene encoding Holliday junction branch migration DNA helicase RuvB, protein MAIISSNIDDNDFSLSKKEIRLVDSKIIPEEKRNNNFNLARPTSFKDFIGQEQLKSSLRIAIDASIYRKEPLEHTLLYGQPGLGKTTLAFLIAHEMNTRCRVASAPALERPRDIVGLLLGLKEGEVLFIDEIHRLNRLTEELLYSAMEDFRLDLTIGANRGARCRTINLPRFTLIGATTKLAAISAPLRDRFGISQKIEFYTSDELKQIIINFSKLINLNLDDEASYNLAKISRGTPRIALRLLKRVRDYAQVVKKTKVISFNLIKKALYSNQIDEKGLDSFDRKYLSFLNQNNNIPTGLDSIAAGLGEDSSMLEFVVEPYLIKIGFLIRTPRGRLLTGLGKKYIESTNENF, encoded by the coding sequence ATGGCAATAATTTCTTCCAATATAGACGATAACGACTTTTCTCTTAGTAAAAAAGAAATTAGGCTAGTTGATTCAAAAATCATTCCTGAAGAAAAAAGAAATAATAATTTTAACTTAGCTAGGCCTACTTCTTTTAAAGATTTTATTGGGCAAGAACAACTCAAGTCTTCATTAAGAATCGCTATAGATGCTTCAATTTATAGAAAAGAACCTTTGGAACATACTCTTTTATATGGACAGCCAGGTTTAGGTAAGACGACCTTAGCTTTTTTGATAGCTCATGAAATGAATACAAGATGTAGGGTAGCTTCGGCACCCGCACTTGAAAGACCAAGGGATATTGTTGGACTTCTGCTTGGATTGAAGGAAGGTGAAGTTTTATTTATTGATGAAATTCATCGCTTGAATAGGTTAACTGAAGAGTTGTTATATTCTGCAATGGAAGATTTTAGACTAGATTTAACTATAGGAGCTAATAGAGGAGCACGGTGCAGAACAATTAATCTTCCCAGGTTTACTCTGATTGGTGCGACAACTAAATTAGCCGCAATTAGTGCTCCCCTAAGAGATAGATTTGGTATATCTCAGAAAATTGAATTTTATACATCTGATGAATTAAAACAAATTATTATTAATTTCTCTAAATTAATAAACCTTAATTTAGATGATGAAGCATCTTACAATTTAGCAAAGATATCCAGAGGGACTCCAAGAATCGCTTTGCGATTGTTAAAACGCGTTAGAGATTATGCTCAAGTTGTTAAAAAAACTAAAGTTATTTCTTTTAATTTAATCAAAAAGGCTTTATATTCCAACCAAATAGATGAAAAGGGATTAGATTCGTTTGATAGAAAATATTTATCTTTTCTAAATCAGAACAATAATATTCCTACTGGCCTTGATTCAATTGCAGCTGGACTGGGAGAAGATTCTTCAATGTTAGAATTTGTAGTTGAGCCATATTTAATCAAAATTGGCTTTCTCATTAGAACTCCTCGAGGAAGATTGCTTACTGGTTTAGGGAAAAAGTACATTGAATCAACAAATGAAAACTTTTAA
- a CDS encoding tetratricopeptide repeat protein, with product MKTFKNFKICFLFIFVFVNIFYVAPCFSLSLREDLFKHALDLSSVGKFNLALEEWNHYLDSYPDDAAGLSNRGNVRLVIGDAQGSIDDQNKAISLNPNEIDPYINRGIAEEALGLWSEAKKDYMFVISQDSKNFSALYNLANVEGSTSHWEKARDLFSKAALYNPGFAMARSSMALADLQLGNIDKSEKELKKLIRRYPTFVDARAALTALNWSKGEYGIAESNWISVTELDPRYSDEEWLKKIRRWPPKPVKDLMNFVDLK from the coding sequence ATGAAAACTTTTAAAAATTTTAAGATTTGTTTTTTATTCATTTTTGTTTTTGTCAATATTTTTTATGTAGCACCATGCTTTTCATTATCTTTGAGGGAAGATTTATTCAAACATGCATTAGATTTAAGTTCAGTTGGAAAATTCAATCTCGCTTTAGAAGAATGGAATCACTATCTTGATTCTTATCCTGATGACGCTGCAGGTTTGAGTAATAGAGGTAATGTAAGACTTGTCATTGGAGATGCACAGGGATCAATAGATGACCAAAATAAGGCAATAAGTTTAAACCCAAATGAAATAGACCCTTACATAAATAGAGGTATAGCCGAGGAGGCATTGGGACTATGGTCTGAAGCGAAAAAAGATTATATGTTTGTTATTTCTCAAGATAGCAAAAATTTTTCTGCATTATATAATTTGGCTAATGTTGAAGGCTCTACATCACATTGGGAAAAAGCAAGAGATTTATTTTCAAAAGCTGCTTTATATAATCCAGGATTTGCCATGGCAAGATCAAGTATGGCTTTGGCAGATCTCCAGTTGGGAAATATTGATAAATCCGAAAAAGAATTAAAAAAACTAATTAGACGTTATCCGACCTTTGTCGATGCTCGGGCAGCTTTGACAGCTTTGAATTGGTCCAAAGGTGAATACGGTATAGCAGAAAGTAATTGGATATCAGTAACTGAATTAGATCCTAGGTATAGTGATGAGGAATGGTTAAAAAAAATTAGAAGATGGCCTCCTAAACCAGTTAAAGATTTAATGAACTTTGTCGATTTAAAATAA
- a CDS encoding amidohydrolase — MQREQFLEKIDSFNDELINIRRHIHAHPELSGLENQTAILISGFLKNIGWSVKESIGRTGVVADFGPLDKGIIGLRVDMDALPIFEETKLSFSSKVDGVMHACGHDLHISIGLGVAKIVKDLKLNFGTRIIFQPAEEIASGARWMIKDGATNGLTHIFGVHVYPDLSVGTIGIKEGSLTAAAGEIKVEIKGKSGHGARPHEGVDAIWVASKVISGIQELITRKLDPLDPVVITFGKINGGNAFNVLAEKVNLVGTVRCTNLKLFKNIGNWLNENISSLANSCGADANVIFREITPPVNNNFEINRVLRDSGISVVGQQNVIELQKPSLGAEDFAEFLNEIPGAMFRLGVSNSNGCSPLHSSKFDPDEGAIAIGIKVITESIVRLNYELINTVDK; from the coding sequence ATGCAGAGGGAACAGTTTTTAGAAAAAATTGATTCGTTTAATGATGAATTAATTAATATAAGAAGACATATTCATGCACATCCGGAGTTAAGTGGGCTTGAAAATCAAACAGCGATTTTGATAAGTGGTTTTTTAAAAAATATTGGTTGGAGTGTGAAAGAATCTATAGGCAGGACAGGAGTTGTAGCAGATTTTGGCCCCTTAGATAAAGGCATTATAGGTTTAAGGGTAGATATGGATGCTTTACCCATATTTGAGGAAACTAAATTAAGTTTTTCTTCAAAAGTAGATGGTGTGATGCATGCTTGTGGTCATGATTTGCATATATCGATTGGATTGGGTGTAGCAAAAATTGTTAAAGATTTAAAACTTAATTTTGGGACTAGGATTATTTTCCAGCCGGCTGAAGAAATTGCGAGCGGAGCTAGATGGATGATTAAAGATGGAGCAACTAATGGTTTAACCCATATTTTTGGTGTTCATGTGTATCCTGATTTATCTGTAGGTACTATTGGGATTAAAGAGGGAAGTTTAACTGCAGCCGCTGGAGAAATCAAAGTAGAAATCAAAGGCAAATCAGGGCATGGTGCTAGACCTCATGAAGGCGTTGATGCCATTTGGGTGGCCTCTAAAGTTATCTCGGGAATTCAAGAATTAATAACACGTAAGTTAGATCCTTTGGATCCTGTAGTAATCACTTTTGGTAAAATAAATGGTGGTAACGCATTCAATGTTCTTGCAGAAAAGGTTAATTTAGTTGGCACTGTTAGATGCACTAATCTTAAATTATTTAAGAATATCGGAAATTGGCTTAATGAAAATATTTCTTCTTTAGCTAATAGTTGCGGAGCTGATGCTAATGTGATTTTTCGAGAAATTACTCCACCAGTTAATAATAATTTCGAAATTAATAGGGTTTTAAGAGATTCGGGAATAAGCGTTGTTGGTCAACAAAATGTAATTGAATTGCAAAAACCATCATTAGGTGCTGAAGATTTCGCTGAATTCTTGAATGAGATTCCTGGGGCGATGTTTAGGCTTGGTGTCTCTAATTCAAATGGATGCTCTCCGCTACATAGCTCCAAATTTGATCCAGATGAAGGAGCTATTGCTATTGGAATTAAAGTGATTACAGAATCCATTGTAAGATTAAATTATGAATTAATTAATACCGTTGATAAATGA
- a CDS encoding DUF3188 domain-containing protein — MKIDKLFILSLVAPLMVFVSAIGLISRDNSRKIFYLPIGLVGISIILEKDIKRRLDRKNILNKLKTFQKVK, encoded by the coding sequence ATGAAAATTGATAAATTGTTTATTTTGTCTTTAGTAGCTCCTTTGATGGTGTTTGTATCAGCTATTGGCCTGATATCAAGAGACAATTCTAGGAAGATTTTTTATTTGCCTATTGGCTTAGTGGGGATTTCAATTATTTTGGAGAAAGATATAAAAAGAAGATTGGATAGGAAAAATATCTTAAATAAGTTAAAGACTTTTCAAAAAGTTAAATAA
- the thiC gene encoding phosphomethylpyrimidine synthase ThiC, with product MRSSWIKPRLGKDNVTQMNFARNGHITEEMDFVAKKENLPSSLIMEEVARGRLIIPANINHLNLEPMSIGIASRCKVNANIGASPNASDINEEVEKLKLAVKYGADTVMDLSTGGVNLDEVRQAIINESPVPIGTVPVYQALESVHGSIDRLTEDDFLHIIEKHCQQGVDYQTIHAGLLIEHLPKVKGRITGIVSRGGGILAQWMLHHFKQNPLYTRFDDICEIFKKYDCTFSLGDSLRPGCLHDASDDAQLAELKTLGELTRRAWKHNVQVMVEGPGHVPMDQIEFNVRKQMEECSEAPFYVLGPLVTDISPGYDHISSAIGAAMAGWYGTSMLCYVTPKEHLGLPNAEDVREGLIAYKIAAHAADIARHRAGARDRDDELSHARYNFDWNKQFELSLDPERAKQYHDETLPEEIYKKAEFCSMCGPKHCPMNSKISDESLDQLKDKLEGCNTSA from the coding sequence ATGAGAAGTTCTTGGATTAAGCCTCGTCTTGGAAAAGACAATGTAACTCAGATGAACTTTGCTAGGAACGGGCATATTACTGAGGAAATGGATTTTGTTGCTAAAAAAGAAAATCTACCTTCTTCTTTAATAATGGAAGAGGTGGCAAGAGGAAGATTAATAATTCCAGCTAATATTAATCACTTGAATCTTGAGCCTATGTCTATAGGTATTGCTTCTAGGTGTAAAGTTAATGCGAATATTGGTGCTTCTCCTAATGCGAGTGATATTAATGAAGAAGTAGAGAAGCTAAAGTTAGCAGTTAAATATGGGGCTGATACAGTTATGGATCTTTCTACAGGAGGAGTAAACTTAGATGAAGTTCGGCAAGCAATTATTAACGAATCTCCTGTTCCAATAGGAACAGTTCCTGTTTATCAAGCTTTAGAAAGTGTACATGGCTCAATAGATAGACTTACTGAGGATGATTTTCTTCATATTATTGAAAAACATTGCCAGCAGGGCGTGGATTATCAAACTATTCATGCTGGATTATTAATAGAGCATTTGCCAAAAGTTAAAGGAAGAATTACTGGAATTGTAAGTAGAGGTGGGGGTATTTTAGCGCAATGGATGTTACATCATTTTAAGCAAAACCCACTTTATACAAGGTTTGATGATATCTGTGAGATTTTCAAAAAATATGATTGTACCTTTTCTTTAGGTGATTCACTTAGACCTGGATGTTTGCATGATGCTTCTGATGATGCTCAGTTAGCTGAATTGAAGACCTTGGGGGAGCTGACTAGAAGAGCATGGAAACATAATGTTCAAGTAATGGTTGAGGGTCCTGGTCATGTGCCTATGGACCAAATTGAGTTTAATGTGAGAAAACAAATGGAAGAATGTTCAGAAGCTCCTTTTTATGTACTTGGTCCATTAGTAACAGATATTTCCCCTGGTTATGACCATATATCAAGCGCTATTGGAGCGGCTATGGCTGGTTGGTATGGAACTTCTATGTTATGTTACGTAACTCCAAAAGAACATTTAGGCCTCCCAAATGCAGAAGATGTGCGAGAAGGGTTAATTGCTTATAAAATTGCTGCTCATGCTGCTGATATAGCTAGACATAGAGCTGGAGCTCGTGACAGAGATGATGAACTGAGTCATGCAAGGTATAACTTTGATTGGAACAAGCAATTTGAACTTTCACTAGATCCAGAAAGAGCAAAGCAGTATCATGATGAAACATTACCTGAAGAAATTTATAAGAAGGCTGAATTTTGTTCAATGTGTGGACCTAAGCATTGTCCAATGAATTCTAAAATCTCTGATGAATCCCTAGACCAATTAAAAGATAAACTTGAGGGATGTAATACTTCTGCTTAA